A region from the Drosophila ananassae strain 14024-0371.13 chromosome 2L, ASM1763931v2, whole genome shotgun sequence genome encodes:
- the LOC6499708 gene encoding insulin-like growth factor-binding protein complex acid labile subunit: protein MKHKFLLLLLAGMALLHTSEVLGQHEDIPYQAVADICKTCSCQNVQDSDHRTHFTLDCSVRNFEHILARWPVELTAQALSAGASTQIVLSYSGNQIKLLQQLPATNASLSLSCRHCRLKDLQAPLFMDVPNVEGLYLSWNELTDDALVPDLFRGPFRINRYEPIGLRDLDLSHNLIARLDRRLFEHTPHLTGLNLAYNKLSVLDAATAASLAAVSTLQRLDLSHNGLMSLPADLFPKLVSLRVLDISGNEYSSVPPSILQLGKSLLQLNLAENKLSHIKSGSLQGLDVLKRLNVSGMHSLRIIEKGFFNLPALEQVDCSRNVHLERLEVADFLASRNLSQLDISRNSLTTLVLNGTTSNSSIQEPWPRLRRLSIAGNPWDCSCELLKSLELAGITHIEQQTDGSEARCETPYVLAGAPISNFTSEKICNMVIPRKYRPVDEEPPRFLRRRYIILTAIIASVVVVIGLIIGFIVTCVRRRLKGTDYGVQPIRYTSVRGSNISAISQLQPTSVASKFNNAHAAKNSAPATTGASHA, encoded by the exons ATGAAGCACAAATTTCTGCTGCTG CTCCTGGCCGGAATGGCATTACTTCACACCAGTGAAGTCCTGGGCCAGCATGAGGACATCCCCTACCAGGCGGTGGCCGACATCTGCAAGACTTGCTCGTGCCAAAATGTCCAGGACAGCGACCATCGGACGCACTTCACCCTGGACTGCTCGGTACGGAATTTCGAGCACATCCTGGCCCGCTGGCCGGTGGAGCTTACCGCACAGGCCCTGTCCGCAGGAGCAAGTACCCAAATTGTCCTCTCCTACTCCGGCAATCAGATAAAGTTGCTGCAACAGCTGCCGGCCACAAATGCCAGTTTGTCGCTGTCCTGTCGTCACTGCCGACTGAAGGATCTGCAGGCTCCGCTCTTCATGGATGTGCCCAACGTGGAGGGGCTGTACCTTAGCTGGAACGAATTGACCGATGATGCCCTTGTACCGGATCTCTTTAGAGGTCCTTTTCGCATCAATCGCTACGAGCCAATCGGCTTGAGGGACTTGGACTTGAGTCACAACTTGATTGCCCGCCTGGATAGGCGGCTCTTCGAGCACACACCCCACCTGACTGGCTTGAACCTGGCCTACAACAAGCTTAGTGTCCTGGATGCAGCCACCGCTGCCTCCTTGGCTGCCGTCAGCACTCTCCAGCGATTGGATCTCTCGCACAATGGACTGATGTCGCTTCCGGCTGACCTTTTTCCAAAGCTGGTTAGCTTGCGTGTTTTGGATATATCCGGAAATGAGTACTCATCTGTTCCGCCGAGCATCCTGCAGTTGGGCAAGTCACTACTGCAACTGAACTTGGCGGAGAACAAGCTCAGCCACATTAAATCCGGAAGCCTCCAGGGCTTGGACGTTCTAAAGCGCCTCAATGTCAGCGGAATGCATAGTCTGAGGATCATAGAAAAGGGATTTTTCAACTTGCCCGCCTTGGAGCAGGTGGATTGCTCTCGTAATGTGCATCTGGAGCGCCTGGAGGTGGCTGATTTTTTGGCCAGCCGTAACCTGTCACAGTTGGACATATCCAGGAACTCCCTGACCACTCTGGTATTGAATGGCACCACCAGCAACTCTAGCATCCAGGAACCGTGGCCACGTCTCCGTCGCCTCAGCATTGCTGGAAATCCCTGGGACTGCAGCTGCGAACTTTTGAAATCCCTGGAACTGGCTGGCATCACCCACATAGAACAGCAGACAGATGGGTCGGAGGCGCGTTGTGAGACTCCCTATGTGCTGGCCGGAGCACCAATCTCCAACTTTACGTCCGAAAAGATATGCAATATGGTGATTCCCAGGAAATACAGGCCTGTGGATGAGGAACCGCCACGATTCCTGCGACGCCGTTACATCATACTCACCGCCATCATAGCCagtgtggtggtggtgatcGGCCTGATCATTGGCTTCATTGTCACCTGCGTCCGCCGGCGGCTCAAGGGCACTGATTACGGGGTGCAGCCCATAAGATATACTAGTGTCAGGGGCAGCAATATATCGGCTATCTCGCAGCTTCAACCCACCTCGGTGGCAAGTAAATTCAATAATGCCCACGCCGCCAAGAACTCGGCCCCCGCAACAACAGGCGCTTCACATGCCTGA
- the LOC6499707 gene encoding mitochondrial import inner membrane translocase subunit Tim22: MSVLPNAGINAQAAPKSRLFDDADLDKMAMQFVGNMQRYRENIVIPKSNGPVKIKTNEEKFIETAVESCGFKCAMACVMGYGLGAALGLFSASVNPNMADPFANEKKQTAREVFREMRGTTHSYAKNFALIGAVFSAVECTIESHRGVTDWRNGTYAGGITGGLIGLRAGIKAGVIGGLGFAAFSTAIDYYMHSR, translated from the exons ATGTCCGTGTTGCCGAACGCCGGGATAAATGCTCAGGCAGCCCCGAAATCTCGCCTCTTTGATGACGCCGATCTGGACAAGATGGCCATGCAGTTTGTTGGGAATATGCAGCGCTACCGCGAGAATATTGTAATCCCCAAGAGCAATGGGCCTGTAAAAATCAAGACCAACGAAGAGAAGTTCATCGAGACCGCGGTGGAGAGCTGTGGCTTCAAATGCGCAATGGCCTGTGTTATGG GTTATGGTTTGGGAGCTGCCTTGGGTTTGTTTAGTGCCTCTGTCAATCCCAACATGGCTGATCCTTTCGCGAATGAGAAGAAACAGACGGCTCGTGAGGTTTTTCGGGAGATGAGGGGAACCACCCACTCCTATGCCAAGAATTTTGCCCTGATCGGTGCCGTGTTCTCTGCCGTTGAGTGCACCATTGAAAGC CATCGAGGAGTGACGGACTGGCGAAATGGTACATATGCTGGAGGCATTACCGGCGGACTGATTGGCCTGCGAGCGGGCATTAAGGCGGGCGTAATCGGAGGCCTAGGATTTGCAGCCTTCTCCACGGCCATCGACTACTATATGCATTCTAGATAG
- the LOC6499706 gene encoding uncharacterized protein LOC6499706 yields the protein MAESQPEEVSQAAPALEATAEAASVADSAPLTGASEEAPQEEVVGEQVNEVTGEGETLGDDEGKIKVEEQEPGEPRITVKGLQDKNEERKRLKLERIKKRLEFEDEKKKAELDLVEAQKPKPVMKLEEKSSEKGSYNSETEGAEDGLGEDDIDEMKGIINQYDDLEMPESPEDTQDEKVESDSEDTPLPRLGTSLKGEFIRTFDSLPSISDISLDITEEPTEPEPPKAESPTGSDHGNFVESGQEEGAGEGESGESEGSQAGGAAAATGAGSEEEASSEEEDFFEDLPDEPEEEKRPVVDEEPDTMAMFAEVAEVHVEDKREPTLKVEEPFWYRLTYDFVHHLINMVVSKVESIDNIAKLMDKHKLVCALQQEVDDFMVEKNTNNSLNNVVCDYYRRQGKFQNFATLTPEDSDNEAIRYMAALNLVDFLMERVKTLKSNHLSAAHKAMLELNSLSVLSYSEEQYLDNFMRKTLVHRDMERLRRALEYDMKKMLEMRNQISQKRYELNLNLHALAFVDEKVTRFERVTDTLTISQLLCANESIIQLSKLLEEKSKDVAVMQSNYKKSMIEETCIREKRDMISCSLSKAKKEYNDLIKRRTELRKLLTNLQAVHANLKLQRAQLEAKGGLLFKTALMYDYDKCMADVVSKRKRIVGLKKTISDFNKRIYVIEQGFNEQSPN from the exons ATGGCTGAGAGTCAACCCGAAGAAGTGTCCCAGGCCGCTCCAGCTCTTGAAGCAACTGCTGAAGCGGCTTCTGTCGCTGATTCTGCTCCTCTTACTGGGGCTTCCGAAGAGGCTCCACAGGAGGAAGTTGTTGGGGAGCAGGTAAACGAGGTTACAGGGGAGGGAGAGACTTTAGGCGATGATGAGGGGAAAATAAAAGTGGAGGAGCAAGAGCCGGGAGAGCCTCGAATCACTGTAAAAGGACTTCAGGATAAAAACGAAGAACGCAAGCGCTTGAAGCTTGAGAGGATTAAAAAAAGGCTCGAGTTTGAGGATGAGAAGAAAAAGGCCGAATTAGACTTAGTGGAGGCCCAGAAGCCGAAACCAGTCATGAAGTTGGAGGAGAAGTCTTCGGAGAAGGGTTCCTATAATTCAGAGACTGAGGGCGCCGAAGACGGTCTCGGCGAAGACGACATTGACGAAATGAAGGGAATTATAAATCAATATGATGACTTGGAGATGCCGGAGTCCCCGGAGGACACCCAAGATGAGAAAGTTGAGTCGGACAGCGAGGACACTCCCTTGCCGAGATTGGGTACCTCCCTCAAGGGGGAATTTATTCGTACTTTTGACAGTCTGCCGAGCATTTCTGATATTTCGCTGGACATAACGGAGGAGCCCACCGAACCCGAACCTCCTAAAGCAGAGTCCCCCACCGGTTCCGATCATGGAAACTTCGTAGAGTCTGGACAGGAGGAGGGAGCGGGAGAGGGCGAGTCAGGGGAGTCCGAGGGCAGTCAGGCTggtggagctgctgctgccacagGAGCAGGATCCGAAGAGGAGGCTAGCTCAGAGGAGGAAGACTTTTTTGAGGATCTCCCTGATGAACCGGAAGAGGAAAAGCGACCCGTTGTCGATGAGGAGCCGGACACAATGGCCATGTTTGCCGAGGTCGCGGAGGTTCACGTTGAGGACAAGAGGGAACCTACACTTAAGGTGGAAGAGCCCTTCTGGTATCGCCTTACCTACGATTTTGTACACCATCTGATCAACATGGTGGTCTCCAAGGTGGAATCAATTGATAACATCGCCAAGTTGATGGACAAGCACAAGTTGGTCTGCGCTCTGCAGCAGGAGGTAGACGACTTCATGGTCGAAAAGAACACAAACAACTCCCTCAACAATGTGGTCTGCGACTACTATCGGCGCCAGGGCAagttccagaactttgccacCCTAACCCCGGAGGACTCGGACAACGAGGCCATCCGCTATATGGCAGCCCTCAATCTGGTGGACTTCCTTATGGAGCGCGTTAAGACCTTGAAGAGCAATCATTTAAGTGCGGCCCACAAGGCGATGTTGGAGCTGAACTCCCTTTCGGTCCTCTCCTACAGCGAGGAGCAGTATCTGGATAACTTCATGCGCAAGACCCTCGTCCATCGGGACATGGAGAGGCTACGTCGAGCCCTGGAATATGATATGAAGAAGATGTTGGAGATGCGTAACCAAATCAGCCAGAAGCGCTATGAACTCAACCTAAACCTACACGCTCTGGCCTTTGTGGACGAA AAAGTCACTAGATTTGAGAGGGTCACAGATACCTTGACAATTTCCCAGCTACTGTGCGCCAATGAGTCTATTATTCAGTTGAGCAAGTTGCTTGAGG AAAAGAGCAAGGATGTGGCTGTAATGCAGTCGAATTACAAGAAGTCAATGATCGAGGAGACCTGCATCCGCGAGAAACGGGATATGATCTCCTGCTCCCTGTCGAAGGCCAAGAAAGAGTACAATGATCTCATAAAACGTCGCACCGAGCTGCGGAAGTTGCTGACCAATCTACAGGCGGTCCACGCCAATCTGAAACTTCAGCGAGCCCAGCTGGAGGCCAAAGGAGGACTACTCTTCAAAACGGCTCTAATGTACGACTATGACAAGTGCATGGCAGACGTGGTATCTAAACGCAAGCGTATTGTTGGCCTTAAGAAGACCATTTCGGATTTTAACAAACGCATTTACGTGATTGAACAAGGATTCAACGAGCAGTCGCCAAATTAA
- the LOC6499705 gene encoding Golgi SNAP receptor complex member 1 — translation MGGSSYDVLRKQARSLENEIDLKLVAFSKIGAGSGSGGSGALGGGVDTSPLLGEHVFDSLSEEIEQMLEKLSSLNESMSDLPASGAAAMHTLQRHREILQGYRQEFNKICANHTMRIEREELLRGSGLATSSGSPSISGLSRREMYLKESGHLSSASHLVNDQINIAIETRDHLHAQRQAFKRLQTRFNDISNRFPLISSLIQRINIKKRRDSLILGAVIGFCVILLLLYAFN, via the exons ATGGGAGGATCAAGCTATGATG TGCTGCGCAAACAGGCGAGAAGCCTGGAAAACGAAATCGACCTGAAGCTTGTGGCATTCAGCAAAATTGGAGCAGGTAGCGGTAGCGGAGGAAGTGGAGCTTTGGGAGGCGGTGTTGACACATCACCGCTGCTGGGCGAGCATGTCTTTGACTCGCTATCCGAGGAGATCGAACAAATGCTGGAGAAG TTGTCCTCCCTGAACGAATCAATGTCAGACCTGCCTGCTTCGGGGGCCGCCGCCATGCACACGCTGCAACGGCACAGGGAAATCCTGCAGGGCTATCGCCAGGAGTTCAACAAAATTTGCGCCAATCACACAATGCGCATCGAGCGCGAGGAGCTCCTTCGCGGCTCTGGTCTGGCCACTAGCTCCGGCAGTCCCTCCATCTCCGGCTTGAGCAGGCGGGAGATGTATCTGAAGGAGAGCGGTCACCTGAGTAGTGCCAGCCATTTGGTGAACGACCAGATCAATATCGCTATCGAGACACGAGATCACCTGCATGCCCAACGCCAGGCCTTCAAGCGGCTGCAGACCCGTTTCAACGACATCTCGAATCGGTTTCCGCTGATTTCCAG TCTTATTCAGcgcataaatattaaaaaacgacGCGATTCGCTAATCCTGGGCGCGGTGATTGGATTCTGTGTTATCCTGCTGCTCTTGTACGCCTTCAACTAG
- the LOC6500879 gene encoding cleavage and polyadenylation specificity factor 73, whose protein sequence is MTQPTSDARVPDEESDLLQIKPLGAGQEVGRSCIMLEFKGKKIMLDCGIHPGLSGMDALPYVDLIEADEIDLLFISHFHLDHCGALPWFLMKTSFKGRCFMTHATKAIYRWMLSDYIKISNISTEQMLYTDADLEASMEKIETINFHEERDVMGVRFCAYNAGHVLGAAMFMIEIAGIKILYTGDFSRQEDRHLMAAEVPPMKPDVLITESTYGTHIHEKREDRENRFTSLVQKTVQQGGRCLIPVFALGRAQELLLILDEFWSQNPDLHEIPIYYASSLAKKCMAVYQTYINAMNDRIRRQIAVNNPFVFRHISNLKGIDHFEDIGPCVIMASPGMMQSGLSRELFESWCTDPKNGVIIAGYCVEGTLAKTILSEPEEITTLSGQKLPLNMSVDYISFSAHTDYQQTSEFIRMLKPTHVVLVHGEQNEMSRLKLALQREYEADASTDIKFYNPRNTHAVDLYFRGEKTAKVMGNLAAKNPEVGSKLSGVLVKRDFKYHLLAPSDLGKYTDMSMSVVTQRQSIPWGSSLTTLELLLDRIGTGCVEVVEPERKLRVFGCIELTVEQKIIIMEWQATHVNDVYADAVLACIMQSELGGTNLKGATKQTKSEDSRFRECLIETLQDTFGDSCVPKMFKGDLLPVVVSGKRAEINLDTLAVHCAEDDVLRQMLSTTVQKLHQTLVSAH, encoded by the exons ATGACGCAGCCGACAAGTGATGCTCGAGTGCCAGATGAAGAGAGTGATCTTCTACAGATCAAGCCCCT CGGCGCTGGCCAGGAAGTGGGTCGCTCCTGCATCATGTTGGAGTTCAAGGGGAAAAAGATCATGCTCGACTGTGGCATTCATCCAGGTTTGTCTGGGATGGATGCTCTCCCCTATGTGGATCTCATAGAAGCGGACGAAATCGATCTGCTGTTTATTTCGCA CTTTCACCTGGACCACTGTGGAGCTCTGCCATGGTTCCTAATGAAAACCAGCTTTAAGGGACGCTGCTTTATGACCCATGCCACGAAGGCCATTTACCGCTGGATGTTATCAGATTACATCAAGATCAGTAACATATCCACCGAACAGATGCTGTATACAGATGCTGATCTGGAGGCCTCTATGGAGAAGATCGAGACCATCAACTTCCATGAAGAACGGGACGTGATGGGTGTTCGTTTTTGCGCATACAATGCCGGACATGTGCTCGGAGCTGCCATGTTTATGATTGAAATTGCCGGTATTAAGATTCTGTACACCGGAGACTTCTCCCGCCAGGAGGATCGTCATTTAATGGCAGCCGAAGTGCCGCCAATGAAGCCCGATGTATTGATTACAGAGTCTACCTACGGCACCCACATCCACGAGAAGCGCGAGGATCGTGAGAATCGATTTACATCGCTGGTGCAGAAAACAGTGCAGCAAGGTGGAAGGTGTCTGATACCTGTCTTCGCTTTGGGCCGAGCCCAGGAACTGCTTCTCATCCTCGATGAGTTTTGGTCCCAGAATCCGGATCTGCATGAGATTCCCATCTACTATGCCTCCTCgctggccaaaaagtgcatggCCGTCTATCAGACGTACATCAATGCCATGAACGATCGAATCCGACGACAGATCGCAGTCAACAATCCCTTTGTCTTCCGGCACATCTCGAATCTGAAGGGCATTGACCACTTTGAAGACATTGGACCGTGTGTTATCATGGCGTCGCCCGGTATGATGCAATCCGGCTTGTCTAGGGAGCTCTTCGAAAGTTGGTGTACAGATCCCAAGAACGGCGTGATCATTGCCGGTTATTGTGTGGAGGGGACATTGGCCAAAACTATACTGTCTGAACCCGAGGAGATCACAACCCTGTCCGGCCAGAAACTGCCCCTGAATATGTCCGTGGACTACATATCATTTTCTGCCCACACAGACTACCAGCAGACCAGCGAGTTCATCCGCATGCTCAAGCCCACTCATGTCGTTTTGGTTCACGGCGAACAGAATGAGATGTCCCGCCTTAAGTTGGCGCTGCAGCGCGAATACGAGGCGGACGCCAGTACGGATATTAAGTTCTACAACCCGCGCAATACCCATGCCGTGGATTTGTATTTCCGGGGCGAGAAAACTGCCAAGGTAATGGGAAACCTAGCCGCCAAGAATCCCGAGGTGGGAAGCAAGCTCTCAGGTGTACTGGTTAAGCGGGACTTTAAATACCACCTGTTGGCTCCCTCCGATCTGGGCA AATACACTGACATGAGCATGTCGGTGGTTACCCAGCGGCAGTCGATTCCCTGGGGCAGCTCCCTGACCACTCTGGAGCTCCTGCTAGATCGTATTGGCACCGGATGCGTCGAAGTTGTGGAGCCAGAGCGAAAACTAAGGGTCTTCGGATGCATTGAGCTGACTGTGGAGCAGAAGATCATTATTATGGAGTGGCAGGCGACGCATGTGAACGATGTATATGCGGATGCAGTGCTGGCATGCATCATGCAATCGGAATTGGGCGGCACCAACCTAAAAGGTGCCACCAAACAGACTAAGTCCGAGGATTCCCGCTTCAGGGAGTGCCTCATCGAGACCTTACAGGACACCTTTGGCGACAGCTGTGTGCCCAAAATGTTCAAAGGCGACCTGCTCCCAGTAGTTGTCAGCGGCAAGCGAGCGGAAATTAACTTGGACACACTG GCTGTCCACTGTGCAGAGGACGATGTCCTGCGACAGATGCTCAGTACAACGGTGCAGAAACTGCATCAGACTCTAGTCTCGGCCCACTGA
- the LOC6499704 gene encoding cleavage stimulation factor subunit 2: MADKAQEQSIMDKSMRSVFVGNIPYEATEEKLKEIFSEVGPVLSLKLVFDRESGKPKGFGFCEYKDQETALSAMRNLNGYEIGGRTLRVDNACTEKSRMEMQQLLQGPQVENPYGEPCEPEDAPELITKTVASLPPEQMYELMKQMKLCIVSNPSEARQMLMLNPQLAYALLQAMVVMRIVDPQQALGMLFKANQMPPVLGGNPHQQQQQQQQIPIPQQQQMPQQPPPQVQPMPVPGPGFSSNVHSNDIDLRMVQGGPMPMDPRIMGRNIDQDMRQVMPNPVPPPLMDPRTRAQMPAQQPQVAPQVPPPAPYPSDPRQRPMDPRLRAGPGQQQQPPPQVMPQAPPPTQQQQAAAQQLQSRLGAHGVLPSDASDQEKAALIMQVLQLSDEQIAQLPSEQRASILMLKEQIAKSTQR, from the exons ATGGCAGACAAGGCGCAGGAACAAAGTATCATGGACAAGTCCATGAGGTCGGTCTTTGTGGGCAACATACCCTACGAGGCCACCGAAGAGAAGCTGAAGGAGATATTCAGCGAAGTTGGACCGGTGCTGTCTCTGAA GCTGGTGTTCGATCGGGAGAGTGGCAAGCCCAAGGGCTTTGGATTCTGCGAGTACAAGGACCAGGAAACCGCACTGAGCGCCATGAGGAACCTGAATGGGTATGAAATCGGAGGTCGGACACTGCGCGTGGACAATGCCTGTACGGAAAAATCGCGTATGGAGATGCAGCAGCTACTGCAGGGTCCCCAGGTGGAGAATCCTTACGGAGAACCCTGCGAGCCAGAGGATGCCCCAGAGTTGATCACCAAAACGGTGGCTTCCCTGCCACCGGAGCAGATGTACGAGCTGATGAAGCAGATGAAGCTGTGCATCGTCAGCAATCCGTCGGAAGCCAGGCAAATGCTAATGCTGAATCCGCAGCTGGCCTACGCCCTGCTCCAGGCGATGGTGGTCATGCGCATCGTAGATCCGCAGCAGGCCCTGGGCATGCTCTTCAAGGCGAATCAGATGCCTCCTGTGTTGGGCGGCAAtccccaccagcagcagcaacaacagcagcaaattcccattccccagcagcagcagatgcCGCAGCAGCCGCCACCTCAAGTTCAGCCCATGCCTGTGCCTGGTCCCGGTTTCAGTTCCAATGTCCACTCCAACGATATTGACCTACGCATGGTCCAGGGTGGACCGATGCCCATGGATCCGAGGATTATGGGCCGCAATATTGACCAGGACATGCGCCAGGTGATGCCTAATCCGGTGCCACCACCGCTGATGGATCCAAGGACCCGAGCCCAGATGCCTGCCCAACAGCCCCAGGTTGCCCCACAGGTTCCGCCCCCGGCTCCCTATCCTAGCGATCCGCGTCAGCGCCCGATGGATCCTCGTTTAAGAGCTGGGCCGggccaacagcagcagccaccgccGCAGGTGATGCCCCAGGCACCACCGCCaacgcagcagcaacaggctGCCGCCCAACAGTTGCAGAGCCGTTTGGGGGCCCATGGGGTACTGCCGTCGGATGCTTCTGATCAGGAGAAGGCGGCTTTAATCATGCAGGTGCTGCAGCTATCCGATGAGCAGATCGCCCAACTGCCCTCTGAGCAGCGTGCCAGCATCCTCATGCTTAAGGAGCAGATTGCCAAGAGCACTCAGCgataa